A genomic window from Salvia miltiorrhiza cultivar Shanhuang (shh) chromosome 5, IMPLAD_Smil_shh, whole genome shotgun sequence includes:
- the LOC130985839 gene encoding O-fucosyltransferase 15-like isoform X3 — MQEELQKLGRGKKPQKTIYARLLAKAAHALAEGESKTEPKDLWVEPYTRASSWIPCSHTRNWEPSEGTSGFIMVTANGGINQQRVAVCNAVAIARMLNATLVLPRFMFSSVWRDASQFGDIYQEDYFINYLKPDIRIIKELPMELQSLDLEAIGSMQVTDTDIMKEAKPSFYMKYILPILHLNRVVHFVGFGNRLASDPVPHKLQKLRCRCNFHALRFVPKIQEAGALLIQRMRQNDTGLGHLDHYLVGPFAQTKVKGQKTAAAKKSRYLALHLRFEIDMVAHSLCEFGGGEVEKRELEAYREIHFPALVELEKMRKFPSPTELRSEGFCPLMPEETVLMLAGLGFNRRTHIYLAGAHIYGGISRLAALTTLFPNLVTKENLLSSSEIDPFRNFSSQSAALDFIACTAADVFAMTDSGSQFSSLVAGYRIYYGGGKTPTIRPNKRRLADIFVKNNTIEWKVFETRVRKAVRQNKRVFSRPVGRSVYRYPRCKDCMCYNE, encoded by the exons ATGCAGGAAGAACTGCAAAAACTTGGTAGAGGAAAAAAACCTCAGAAAACTATATATGCAAGGCTTTTGGCTAAGGCTGCTCATGCACTAGCTGAG GGAGAGAGCAAGACTGAGCCTAAAGACTTGTGGGTGGAACCTTACACCCGTGCTTCTTCTTGGATTCCTTGTTCTCATACACGCAATTGGGAACCTAGTG AGGGTACCAGTGGATTTATAATGGTCACAGCTAATGGCGGAATAAATCAGCAGCGAGTAGCT GTTTGCAATGCCGTTGCTATTGCCAGAATGCTTAATGCAACACTTGTTCTTCCCAGATTTATGTTTAGCAGCGTCTGGAGAGATGCTAG CCAGTTCGGCGATATTTATCAGGAGGATTATTTCATCAACTACTTGAAGCCTGATATCCGGATAATCAAGGAACTTCCAATGGAGTTACAGTCACTAGATCTGGAGGCAATCGGTAGCATG CAGGTTACGGACACAGATATTATGAAAGAGGCTAAGCCAAGTTTTTACATGAAATACATTCTGCCCATTTTGCATCTTAACAGAGTAGTTCATTTTGTCGGATTTGGTAACAGATTAGCATCTGATCCGGTCCCTCATAAGTTACAG AAACTTCGATGCAGATGCAACTTTCATGCGTTAAGATTTGTCCCTAAAATACAAGAAGCTGGTGCTTTGCTTATTCAGAGGATGCGGCAAAATGATACAGGTTTGGGGCATTTGGACCATTATCTTGTAGGTCCATTTGCACAGACAAAGGTGAAGGGGCAAAAAACTGCTGCTGCTAAAAAATCGAGATACCTAGCCTTACATCTGAGGTTTGAAATTGACATGGTAGCTCATTCTTTATGTGAATTTGGTGGAGGTGAAGTGGAAAAACGTGAATTGGAGGCTTACCGAGAAATACATTTCCCTGCATTGGTGGAACTGGAAAAGATGAGAAA GTTTCCCTCCCCAACAGAATTAAGATCTGAAGGATTTTGTCCGTTGATGCCAGAGGAGACAGTTCTTATGCTTGCTGGTCTTGGTTTCAACCGGCGAACCCATATATACCTAGCCGGTGCACATATTTATGGTGGGATCTCAAGACTGGCAGCCTTGACTACCTTGTTTCCTAATTTGGTTACCAAAGAAAACTTGCTTTCTTCAAGTGAAATTGATCCATTTAGGAATTTCTCTTCTCAG TCGGCGGCACTTGACTTCATAGCATGCACTGCTGCTGATGTATTTGCCATGACAGACTCAGGAAGTCAATTTTCTTCTTTAGTAGCTGGCTACCGAATCTATTATGGTGGAGGCAAAACGCCAACCATACGGCCAAACAAACGTCGGCTTGCTGACATCTTTGTAAAAAACAACACAATAGAATGGAAGGTTTTCGAGACAAGAGTGAGGAAGGCAGTAAGACAAAACAAAAGAGTGTTTTCACGGCCTGTTGGGAGGAGTGTATATAGATATCCACGATGCAAGGATTGTATGTGCTATAATGAATAG
- the LOC130985840 gene encoding chromatin remodeling protein EBS-like: MGRTKHGNRDVRCYNIRGTDKIVQAGDCVLMRASESNTAPYVGRVVKIEADGSNNLVVRVRWYYRPEESVGGRLDFHGEKELFLSDHYDVQSAHTIEAKCTVHSFEDYTKLEDVTPEDYYCRFQYRAASGLVLHNMAALYCKCEMPYNPDDLMIQCEECEDWFHPGCINRTIEEVKQLDRFDCSQHTDTAIANTKAKPKRQKK; encoded by the exons ATGGGGAGAACAAAACATGGTAATAGAGATGTTCGTTGTTACAACATCAGAGGCACAGACAAAATTGTTCAAG CTGGGGATTGCGTATTGATGCGGGCATCAGAGAGCAACACGGCGCCATATGTGGGGCGCGTGGTGAAGATAGAGGCGGATGGCAGTAACAATTTGGTAGTTCGGGTGAGATGGTATTACAGGCCAGAGGAATCTGTTGGAGGGAGGCTAGACTTCCATGGAGAAAAGGAGTTGTTCTTGTCCGATCACTACGATGTTCAGAGTGCTCACACCATTGAAGCCAAGTGCACTGTCCACAGCTTTGAGGATTACACCAAGCTGGAGGATGTTACTCCTGAGGATTACTACTGTCGATTCCAATACAGAGCTGCCTCTGGACTTGTCTTGCACAATATGGCTGCACT GTATTGCAAGTGTGAGATGCCCTATAATCCAGATGATTTGATGATACAGTGTGAGGAATGCGAGGACTG GTTTCATCCGGGATGCATCAATAGGACAATAGAAGAGGTCAAACAGTTGGATCGCTTTGATTGCTCCCAACACACTGACACTGCAATTGCAAACACCAAG GCGAAGCCCAAACGCCAGAAAAAGTAA
- the LOC130985842 gene encoding chaperonin-like RBCX protein 1, chloroplastic isoform X1 encodes MMFLFAPNISIYVLFSMASYTIPSWPSIFPLKPQGSANRPPRPWWTPTNRSISTTLQCHKMYVPGFGEASPEARAAKHLHDFFTYVAVRIVIAQLESYNEEAYADMMKFMENHSVDDGDKFCADLMRESSNHKTLALRILEVRSAYCKTDFEWDNLERLASKMVEDRNTKVMRDYLSETTVNSDN; translated from the exons atgatgttTTTATTTGCACCTAATATAAGTATCTATGTTTTGTTTAGT ATGGCGTCCTACACAATTCCGAGTTGGCCGTCCATTTTCCCGCTAAAACCCCAGGGCAGTGCAAACAGGCCTCCTCGGCCATGGTGGACCCCAACTAATCGCTCCATTTCCACAACTCTCCAATGTCACAAGATGTACGTGCCAG GGTTTGGGGAAGCCTCGCCGGAAGCCAGAGCAGCAAAACACCTTCACGATTTCTTCACCTACGTCGCTGTTAGAATTGTGATTGCACAGCTTGAG AGCTATAACGAAGAGGCGTATGCAGATATGATGAAATTCATGGAAAATCACTCGGTCGATGACGGGGACAAGTTTTGCGCTGATTTGATGCGGGAATCATCAAATCACAAAACTCTAG CTTTGCGTATATTAGAG GTTCGATCTGCGTATTGCAAAACTGATTTCGAATGGGACAACTTAGAGCGATTGGCATCAAAG ATGGTGGAGGATCGTAATACAAAAGTGATGAGGGATTATTTATCGGAGACGACAGTGAATAGTGATAATTGA
- the LOC130985838 gene encoding subtilisin-like protease SBT2.4 gives MVTERSLVVILLCAYIASSSIAEDRDIYLVILEGEGVAFHQQTRHDQKQAKKNHAELLVESHNEFLLSNLDAGSYEKLYSYKHVVSGFAVHTSPSQVEKLKGARGVRVVEKDKGAKLMTSYSPQYLGVEEVWSQQGGDANAGDGIVIGFVDSGINPSHPSFAYDPMKPWSSNATRFSGGCEGGPLFPTTSCNGKIISARFFASGAQAAATLNPSIDIMSPYDAVGHGSHVASTAAGNHGVPVVVDGFFYGRASGMAPRARVAMYKAIYPTVGTIADVLAAIDQAVLDGVDILTLSIGPDAPPDDRVTFLSAFDIFMLSARKAGVFVAQAVGNQGPAPYSVVSYSPWSFGVAACNTDRSYPGTLILGNGQKISGIGLSGPSFGNGWLQYRLVLAKDAIKANGAFPMTPQYLEECQSPEALDPTVVLGSVVICTFSAGFYNGTSNLTAIIETARVLGFMGFVLVANPTYGDFIAEPIPFSVPGIMIPKASDALIISQYYKQQTDRDAQGKVIRYSGRAGISEGRNASYMERAPVVSRFSSRGPDYIDQKRSPADVLKPDILAPGHQIWAAWSPMSILNPILSGHNFALISGTSMATPHIAGIAALIKQNHPTWTPSMIASAMSTTATKHDNRGDPIMAEGFAANTLYPAAPFGFGAGLVDPTRALDPGLVFSTGYEDYLTFLCSLPNTDQEKIRIATGGICAGSFSNPSDLNQPSLTITALSGTRVTHRIVKNVASKPETYLCAVLPPKGVSVSVDPPWFNIAPEATQILEIRLVVTQVLNDFSFGEIVLTGSLNHIIRMPLSVLPISV, from the exons ATGGTAACTGAGAGAAGCCTAGTTGTGATTCTCTTGTGTGCCTACATTGCTTCTTCTTCCATTGCCGAAGATCGAGACATATATCTAGTTATACTCGAAGGCGAGGGCGTTGCATTCCATCAACAAACACGCCATGACCAGAAACAAGCAAAGAAGAATCATGCAGAATTGTTGGTGGAGTCCCACAATGAGTTTCTCTTGAGCAATCTGGATGCCGGCAGCTACGAGAAGCTGTACAGCTACAAACACGTCGTGAGCGGATTCGCGGTCCACACGAGCCCTTCTCAGGTGGAGAAGTTGAAAGGGGCGCGTGGCGTGAGAGTGGTGGAGAAGGACAAGGGAGCCAAGCTCATGACAAGCTACAGCCCACAATATTTAGGGGTGGAGGAGGTTTGGAGCCAGCAAGGAGGTGATGCAAATGCAGGAGATGGGATTGTGATAGGGTTTGTGGATTCAGGCATAAATCCGTCGCACCCAAGTTTTGCTTATGATCCCATGAAGCCATGGAGTTCCAATGCTACTAGGTTTTCTGGAGGCTGCGAGGGAGGCCCTTTATTTCCTACAACTTCTTGCAATGGGAAGATCATTTCAGCCAGGTTTTTTGCATCGGGCGCTCAAGCTGCGGCCACCCTTAATCCTTCCATTGATATTATGTCACCTTATGATGCAGTTGGCCATGgaag TCATGTGGCTTCAACTGCTGCGGGAAACCATGGAGTTCCGGTGGTTGTGGATGGCTTCTTCTATGGCCGAGCCAGCGGAATGGCGCCGCGTGCCAG GGTCGCCATGTACAAGGCCATTTATCCTACAGTTGGAACAATAGCAGATGTACTGGCAGCTATTGATCAG GCCGTATTAGACGGAGTAGATATCTTGACACTCTCAATAGGACCCGACGCACCACCAGACGACAGAGTCACGTTCCTAAGCGCCTTCGACATTTTCATGCTATCAGCACGCAAGGCCGGAGTTTTTGTGGCTCAGGCTGTCGGCAACCAAGGCCCCGCTCCTTACTCCGTTGTCTCCTACAGCCCTTGGTCCTTTGGCGTAGCCGCCTGCAACACAGACAGAAGTTATCCCGGCACTCTCATCCTTGGAAACGGTCAAAAAATCAGTGGCATCGGATTGTCTG GTCCCAGTTTTGGGAATGGATGGCTTCAGTATAGGTTGGTGCTGGCTAAAGATGCTATCAAGGCTAATGGAGCGTTTCCTATGACTCCACAGTACTTGGAAGAGTGTCAGAGCCCGGAGGCGTTGGATCCTACTGTGGTCCTAGGAAGTGTAGTTATCTGCACATTTTCAGCTGGTTTCTATAACGGAACATCTAACCTAACAGCCATTATAGAGACTGCGAGGGTTCTCGGATTCATGGGATTCGTGCTAGTGGCCAACCCCACTTATGGAGACTTTATAGCAGAACCTATCCCCTTCTCTGTTCCTGGGATCATGATCCCTAAAGCTAGTGATGCACTG ATCATATCTCAATACTACAAACAGCAAACAGATAGAGATGCACAAGGAAAGGTTATAAGATACAGTGGCAGGGCAGGCATAAGTGAGGGTAGAAATGCTTCTTACATGGAGAGAGCGCCTGTTGTTAGCCGATTCTCTTCCAGGGGCCCCGATTACATTGACCAGAAGAGGAGTCCTGCTGACGTGCTAAAGCCTGATATTTTAGCTCCGGGCCACCAAATTTGGGCTGCCTGGAGCCCCATGAGTATTTTGAACCCCATCCTATCAG GTCACAATTTTGCACTGATATCTGGAACGAGTATGGCAACCCCTCATATAGCAGGCATAGCTGCACTCATCAAGCAAAATCACCCTACGTGGACTCCATCAATGATTGCTTCAGCCATGTCAACCACAGCTACCAAGCATGACAACCGCGGTGATCCCATAATGGCTGAAGGTTTTGCTGCCAACACATTGTACCCAGCCGCGCCGTTTGGTTTTGGGGCTGGCCTTGTTGATCCTACTCGAGCCTTGGACCCTGGACTTGTGTTTTCTACTG GTTATGAAGATTACCTCACTTTTTTGTGCTCTCTTCCGAATACTGATCAAGAGAAAATCAGAATTGCCACTGGAGGAATATGTGCTGGCTCTTTCAGCAACCCATCCGACCTGAACCAACCTTCATTGACAATAACTGCCCTTTCTGGAACACGAGTAACACACAGAATAGTGAAGAACGTAGCGAGCAAACCAGAGACATACCTGTGCGCGGTGCTGCCACCCAAGGGAGTGTCAGTCAGTGTGGATCCACCCTGGTTCAACATAGCTCCTGAAGCAACACAAATCTTGGAAATCAGACTTGTTGTAACACAGGTTCTCAACGACTTCAGCTTTGGCGAAATTGTTCTGACAGGGAGTTTGAATCACATTATAAGGATGCCCTTGTCAGTCTTACCCATTTCAGTCTAA
- the LOC130985839 gene encoding O-fucosyltransferase 15-like isoform X1 yields the protein MSYPNSAQINVVDADEDSGKDFGQWIYGRNSISSRMSQSSPRDSLGSPSQLSPNGYFEHKKTKKSKRTAWYMKKTTFVLGVLVAFFFLVNLSMLRRVQEPGRGNINIKPLKANATTVFIREELQKLGRGKKPQKTIYARLLAKAAHALAEGESKTEPKDLWVEPYTRASSWIPCSHTRNWEPSEGTSGFIMVTANGGINQQRVAVCNAVAIARMLNATLVLPRFMFSSVWRDASQFGDIYQEDYFINYLKPDIRIIKELPMELQSLDLEAIGSMQVTDTDIMKEAKPSFYMKYILPILHLNRVVHFVGFGNRLASDPVPHKLQKLRCRCNFHALRFVPKIQEAGALLIQRMRQNDTGLGHLDHYLVGPFAQTKVKGQKTAAAKKSRYLALHLRFEIDMVAHSLCEFGGGEVEKRELEAYREIHFPALVELEKMRKFPSPTELRSEGFCPLMPEETVLMLAGLGFNRRTHIYLAGAHIYGGISRLAALTTLFPNLVTKENLLSSSEIDPFRNFSSQSAALDFIACTAADVFAMTDSGSQFSSLVAGYRIYYGGGKTPTIRPNKRRLADIFVKNNTIEWKVFETRVRKAVRQNKRVFSRPVGRSVYRYPRCKDCMCYNE from the exons ATGTCTTATCCCAATTCGGCCCAAATCAACGTAGTTGACGCCGATGAAGATAGTGGAAAGGATTTCGGGCAATGGATTTACGGCCGGAATTCGATCAGCTCGAGGATGAGCCAATCTTCACCCAGAGATTCGTTGGGATCGCCCTCACAATTATCGCCGAACGGCTATTTTGAGCACAAGAAAACGAAGAAATCCAAGAGAACTGCGTGGTACATGAAAAAGACCACGTTTGTATTAGGGGTGTTGGTGGCATTCTTCTTCCTGGTGAACTTGTCGATGCTTAGACGGGTCCAAGAACCGGGACGTGGGAACATCAACATTAAGCCTTTGAAAGCCAACGCTACCACCGTGTTTATCCGG GAAGAACTGCAAAAACTTGGTAGAGGAAAAAAACCTCAGAAAACTATATATGCAAGGCTTTTGGCTAAGGCTGCTCATGCACTAGCTGAG GGAGAGAGCAAGACTGAGCCTAAAGACTTGTGGGTGGAACCTTACACCCGTGCTTCTTCTTGGATTCCTTGTTCTCATACACGCAATTGGGAACCTAGTG AGGGTACCAGTGGATTTATAATGGTCACAGCTAATGGCGGAATAAATCAGCAGCGAGTAGCT GTTTGCAATGCCGTTGCTATTGCCAGAATGCTTAATGCAACACTTGTTCTTCCCAGATTTATGTTTAGCAGCGTCTGGAGAGATGCTAG CCAGTTCGGCGATATTTATCAGGAGGATTATTTCATCAACTACTTGAAGCCTGATATCCGGATAATCAAGGAACTTCCAATGGAGTTACAGTCACTAGATCTGGAGGCAATCGGTAGCATG CAGGTTACGGACACAGATATTATGAAAGAGGCTAAGCCAAGTTTTTACATGAAATACATTCTGCCCATTTTGCATCTTAACAGAGTAGTTCATTTTGTCGGATTTGGTAACAGATTAGCATCTGATCCGGTCCCTCATAAGTTACAG AAACTTCGATGCAGATGCAACTTTCATGCGTTAAGATTTGTCCCTAAAATACAAGAAGCTGGTGCTTTGCTTATTCAGAGGATGCGGCAAAATGATACAGGTTTGGGGCATTTGGACCATTATCTTGTAGGTCCATTTGCACAGACAAAGGTGAAGGGGCAAAAAACTGCTGCTGCTAAAAAATCGAGATACCTAGCCTTACATCTGAGGTTTGAAATTGACATGGTAGCTCATTCTTTATGTGAATTTGGTGGAGGTGAAGTGGAAAAACGTGAATTGGAGGCTTACCGAGAAATACATTTCCCTGCATTGGTGGAACTGGAAAAGATGAGAAA GTTTCCCTCCCCAACAGAATTAAGATCTGAAGGATTTTGTCCGTTGATGCCAGAGGAGACAGTTCTTATGCTTGCTGGTCTTGGTTTCAACCGGCGAACCCATATATACCTAGCCGGTGCACATATTTATGGTGGGATCTCAAGACTGGCAGCCTTGACTACCTTGTTTCCTAATTTGGTTACCAAAGAAAACTTGCTTTCTTCAAGTGAAATTGATCCATTTAGGAATTTCTCTTCTCAG TCGGCGGCACTTGACTTCATAGCATGCACTGCTGCTGATGTATTTGCCATGACAGACTCAGGAAGTCAATTTTCTTCTTTAGTAGCTGGCTACCGAATCTATTATGGTGGAGGCAAAACGCCAACCATACGGCCAAACAAACGTCGGCTTGCTGACATCTTTGTAAAAAACAACACAATAGAATGGAAGGTTTTCGAGACAAGAGTGAGGAAGGCAGTAAGACAAAACAAAAGAGTGTTTTCACGGCCTGTTGGGAGGAGTGTATATAGATATCCACGATGCAAGGATTGTATGTGCTATAATGAATAG
- the LOC131025496 gene encoding L10-interacting MYB domain-containing protein-like: MENRDQGNKGIVGKINKMTDGSSSAKWNDYLNRIFIQLCVEEIGKGNRPNSHFNVNGWNNIVRKFNEITGKNLVYKQIRNHWDAMKKEWLSFKKLMHSETVIGWNPLKNSLDASEEWWSRKIRENVDFKKFKNKDLSLVWFEYDKLFSDVAATGERARAPSQRSENEFDVENEILGVDSEAKEVEDHVEIGDSEDVGLGGIVRMLD; this comes from the exons ATGGAGAATCGTGATCAAGGAAATAAAGGAATCGTTGGTAAGATCAATAAAATGACCGATGGGTCATCTTCTGCTAAGTGGAATGACTACTTGAACCGTATATTTATTCAATTGTGTGTAGAAGAAATTGGGAAAGGCAATAGACCAAATAGTCACTTCAATGTGAATGGCTGGAATAATATTGTTAGAAAGTTTAATGAAATAACTGGTAAAAACCTTGTTTACAAGCAAATTCGAAATCATTGGGATGCAATGAAGAAAGAATGGTTATCATTTAAGAAACTAATGCACAGTGAGACTGTAATTGGTTGGAATCCTTTGAAGAACTCACTTGATGCTTCGGAGGAGTGGTGGAGCAGGAAAATAAGA GAAAATGTTGATTTTAAGAAGTTCAAGAACAAAGATTTATCATTAGTATGGTTCGAATATGATAAACTATTCAGTGATGTTGCTGCTACTGGAGAAAGAGCACGAGCTCCTAGTCAAAGATCTGAAAATGAGTTTGATGTTGAGAATGAGATCTTAGGGGTGGATAGTGAGGCAAAAGAAGTTGAAGACCACGTGGAGATTGGGGATAGTGAGGATGTTGGACTAGGTGGGATAGTGAGGATGTTGGACTAG
- the LOC130985842 gene encoding chaperonin-like RBCX protein 1, chloroplastic isoform X2, with the protein MASYTIPSWPSIFPLKPQGSANRPPRPWWTPTNRSISTTLQCHKMYVPGFGEASPEARAAKHLHDFFTYVAVRIVIAQLESYNEEAYADMMKFMENHSVDDGDKFCADLMRESSNHKTLALRILEVRSAYCKTDFEWDNLERLASKMVEDRNTKVMRDYLSETTVNSDN; encoded by the exons ATGGCGTCCTACACAATTCCGAGTTGGCCGTCCATTTTCCCGCTAAAACCCCAGGGCAGTGCAAACAGGCCTCCTCGGCCATGGTGGACCCCAACTAATCGCTCCATTTCCACAACTCTCCAATGTCACAAGATGTACGTGCCAG GGTTTGGGGAAGCCTCGCCGGAAGCCAGAGCAGCAAAACACCTTCACGATTTCTTCACCTACGTCGCTGTTAGAATTGTGATTGCACAGCTTGAG AGCTATAACGAAGAGGCGTATGCAGATATGATGAAATTCATGGAAAATCACTCGGTCGATGACGGGGACAAGTTTTGCGCTGATTTGATGCGGGAATCATCAAATCACAAAACTCTAG CTTTGCGTATATTAGAG GTTCGATCTGCGTATTGCAAAACTGATTTCGAATGGGACAACTTAGAGCGATTGGCATCAAAG ATGGTGGAGGATCGTAATACAAAAGTGATGAGGGATTATTTATCGGAGACGACAGTGAATAGTGATAATTGA
- the LOC130985839 gene encoding O-fucosyltransferase 15-like isoform X2, with amino-acid sequence MSYPNSAQINVVDADEDSGKDFGQWIYGRNSISSRMSQSSPRDSLGSPSQLSPNGYFEHKKTKKSKRTAWYMKKTTFVLGVLVAFFFLVNLSMLRRVQEPGRGNINIKPLKANATTVFIREELQKLGRGKKPQKTIYARLLAKAAHALAEGESKTEPKDLWVEPYTRASSWIPCSHTRNWEPSEGTSGFIMVTANGGINQQRVAVCNAVAIARMLNATLVLPRFMFSSVWRDASQFGDIYQEDYFINYLKPDIRIIKELPMELQSLDLEAIGSMVTDTDIMKEAKPSFYMKYILPILHLNRVVHFVGFGNRLASDPVPHKLQKLRCRCNFHALRFVPKIQEAGALLIQRMRQNDTGLGHLDHYLVGPFAQTKVKGQKTAAAKKSRYLALHLRFEIDMVAHSLCEFGGGEVEKRELEAYREIHFPALVELEKMRKFPSPTELRSEGFCPLMPEETVLMLAGLGFNRRTHIYLAGAHIYGGISRLAALTTLFPNLVTKENLLSSSEIDPFRNFSSQSAALDFIACTAADVFAMTDSGSQFSSLVAGYRIYYGGGKTPTIRPNKRRLADIFVKNNTIEWKVFETRVRKAVRQNKRVFSRPVGRSVYRYPRCKDCMCYNE; translated from the exons ATGTCTTATCCCAATTCGGCCCAAATCAACGTAGTTGACGCCGATGAAGATAGTGGAAAGGATTTCGGGCAATGGATTTACGGCCGGAATTCGATCAGCTCGAGGATGAGCCAATCTTCACCCAGAGATTCGTTGGGATCGCCCTCACAATTATCGCCGAACGGCTATTTTGAGCACAAGAAAACGAAGAAATCCAAGAGAACTGCGTGGTACATGAAAAAGACCACGTTTGTATTAGGGGTGTTGGTGGCATTCTTCTTCCTGGTGAACTTGTCGATGCTTAGACGGGTCCAAGAACCGGGACGTGGGAACATCAACATTAAGCCTTTGAAAGCCAACGCTACCACCGTGTTTATCCGG GAAGAACTGCAAAAACTTGGTAGAGGAAAAAAACCTCAGAAAACTATATATGCAAGGCTTTTGGCTAAGGCTGCTCATGCACTAGCTGAG GGAGAGAGCAAGACTGAGCCTAAAGACTTGTGGGTGGAACCTTACACCCGTGCTTCTTCTTGGATTCCTTGTTCTCATACACGCAATTGGGAACCTAGTG AGGGTACCAGTGGATTTATAATGGTCACAGCTAATGGCGGAATAAATCAGCAGCGAGTAGCT GTTTGCAATGCCGTTGCTATTGCCAGAATGCTTAATGCAACACTTGTTCTTCCCAGATTTATGTTTAGCAGCGTCTGGAGAGATGCTAG CCAGTTCGGCGATATTTATCAGGAGGATTATTTCATCAACTACTTGAAGCCTGATATCCGGATAATCAAGGAACTTCCAATGGAGTTACAGTCACTAGATCTGGAGGCAATCGGTAGCATG GTTACGGACACAGATATTATGAAAGAGGCTAAGCCAAGTTTTTACATGAAATACATTCTGCCCATTTTGCATCTTAACAGAGTAGTTCATTTTGTCGGATTTGGTAACAGATTAGCATCTGATCCGGTCCCTCATAAGTTACAG AAACTTCGATGCAGATGCAACTTTCATGCGTTAAGATTTGTCCCTAAAATACAAGAAGCTGGTGCTTTGCTTATTCAGAGGATGCGGCAAAATGATACAGGTTTGGGGCATTTGGACCATTATCTTGTAGGTCCATTTGCACAGACAAAGGTGAAGGGGCAAAAAACTGCTGCTGCTAAAAAATCGAGATACCTAGCCTTACATCTGAGGTTTGAAATTGACATGGTAGCTCATTCTTTATGTGAATTTGGTGGAGGTGAAGTGGAAAAACGTGAATTGGAGGCTTACCGAGAAATACATTTCCCTGCATTGGTGGAACTGGAAAAGATGAGAAA GTTTCCCTCCCCAACAGAATTAAGATCTGAAGGATTTTGTCCGTTGATGCCAGAGGAGACAGTTCTTATGCTTGCTGGTCTTGGTTTCAACCGGCGAACCCATATATACCTAGCCGGTGCACATATTTATGGTGGGATCTCAAGACTGGCAGCCTTGACTACCTTGTTTCCTAATTTGGTTACCAAAGAAAACTTGCTTTCTTCAAGTGAAATTGATCCATTTAGGAATTTCTCTTCTCAG TCGGCGGCACTTGACTTCATAGCATGCACTGCTGCTGATGTATTTGCCATGACAGACTCAGGAAGTCAATTTTCTTCTTTAGTAGCTGGCTACCGAATCTATTATGGTGGAGGCAAAACGCCAACCATACGGCCAAACAAACGTCGGCTTGCTGACATCTTTGTAAAAAACAACACAATAGAATGGAAGGTTTTCGAGACAAGAGTGAGGAAGGCAGTAAGACAAAACAAAAGAGTGTTTTCACGGCCTGTTGGGAGGAGTGTATATAGATATCCACGATGCAAGGATTGTATGTGCTATAATGAATAG